From one Colletotrichum destructivum chromosome 3, complete sequence genomic stretch:
- a CDS encoding Putative histidine phosphatase superfamily, clade-2, translating into MDRPNFNPRRSVDSARSASFTTPAFPTATATTASPLKPNLNPKPYSSPSPSHSAVNTTTSSSSSPTPPAENTPLPRSRPGRSVSHSLNIPSSASRKSRHAEPGTTDAHSATASLSMPPPSSIPLKSPRSSLSRSRRESNNSLDAWSDSILHVADADDLDTPRLTSTTPGSGSGSGSGSSSAAHNHQDPTAPYRPLPEPALTARSSSSSESEQKRTSVSSVFSVYSLASARGVVPSSSSSTAPATQSSAASTNGSDAGPSRSVSAIMSSGKPVTNASQQPGPELSNVTVTTSSSNGQHANAAPGAHHLTPRDTNTHSHHEVIKRPPRPDRPQPTRSRSRNKRRLSASTGASSHSPSSDRGLFQNKEKEEGQLRDTSAPRQRVPTGSNAPAVKPAPWGVIGVCALDIKARSKPSRNILNRLIANREFDVVVFGDKVILDEEVENWPMCDYLISFYSDGFPLDKAIAYVKARKPFCVNDVPMQKILWDRRLCLNILDRIGVPTPGRIEVNRDGGPKILTPETAKHIKEITGITMDPEELGYNRLPRKVELLDDGDILSVDGTLLRKPFVEKPVSGEDHNIIIYFPKSTGGGARRLFRKIGNKSSEYDPDLNIPRAILEPENSYIYEKFMRVDNAEDVKAYTVGPNYCHAETRKSPVVDGVVRRNTHGKELRYVTALDSEEKEIASKISTSFGQRVCGFDFLRAGGKSYVIDVNGWSFVKDNDDYYDHCANILKEVFVKERLRRGGVTSPAPSPAPSDMTDPLASRGKERESQPIPVPPTQNKSLGSMSAVSEKLPQEPKPAPTSVPTQKSESALTSAVTSSCTSPTLPPPPPLVDPAVASVPSTTGSTTPSAAPSLKGEATAPPPEETPMPPPPPPPKHSWKLKGIVSVIRHADRTPKQKYKFTFHTAPFIELLKGHQEEVLLIGEAALASVLQAVDVALKAGVEDRTKLKSLRNVLVKKGGWAGTKVQIKPMFRKKKTEDVAVTSGDELSQVLKEGVETDFAEKSEEGAVKTENSSPSRMPPKRHDSLSGVTMSRITAAEESLVLDKLQLIVKWGGEPTHSARYQAQELGENMRNDFILLNRDVLDEVHVFSSSERRVTTSAQIWTSAFLDRKDLPEDFITIRKDLLDDSNAAKDEMDKVKKKLKGLLRKGNERPPQFAWPEKMPEPSEVQTRVVQLMNFHRRVMHYNYAKLHNGSAVASLNNAIANPGTEKPAGGDGSASTSSTSSSLSQANAVSNIQPRWCCGEDADLFRERWEKLFAEFCDGEKVDPSKISELYDTMKFDALHNRQFLEWVFTPPKAMLEEEYGVREKESKDGGKDGGKDGKAAEKTADEGKPSQDSREERRDVPGSGDKAEKSEASKSSTSVRRIFRRRSFLNGLRHAEEAPPEQYFHLYKGNTQTKAKTDARFEPLRELYQLAKVLFDFICPQEYGISDGEKLEIGLLTSLPLLKEIVQDLEEMQASNDAKSFFYFTKESHIYTLLNCIFEGGIETKIKRSTIPELDYLSQICFELYESETKAPADTPDGGEEQTFAYSIRITISPGCHVFDPLDVQLDSKHCISCAPRRSLSPHSDWMQVIRTLRAKFNQVKLPKTFLAINLSDLFSIEDNERRDSDSEGLEMKSLHPKPKTTAGQAAVPQKETEAESEEFIKAGQALASASSVVMEPEAP; encoded by the exons ATGGACCGACCAAATTTTAACCCGCGGCGGTCTGTAGATAGTGCTCGCTCGGCTTCCTTCACCACGCCTGCCTTCCCCACTGCTACTGCTACAACTGCCTCTCCTCTCAAGCCCAATCTCAATCCCAAACCCTactcctcgccgtcgccttctcaCTCCGCCGTGAACACCaccacttcctcctcctcctcgccgacgccgcctgCCGAAAACACCCCTCTGCCGCGATCGAGACCTGGTCGCTCCGTCTCCCACTCTCTCAacatcccctcctccgccagcaggAAGAGCCGACATGCTGAGCCTGGAACGACCGATGCCCACTCTGCCACCGCTAGCCTCTCCATGCCCCCGCCCTCTTCGATCCCTTTAAAAAGCCCTCGAAGCTCCCTCAGCCGCAGTCGCCGAGAGTCAAACAACTCGCTCGACGCTTGGAGCGACTCCATTCTTCACGTTGCCGACGCAGACGACCTCGATACCCCCCGCCTTACGTCCACTACgcctggctctggctctggctctggctccggTTCTAGCTCCGCCGCCCACAACCACCAAGATCCCACCGCCCCATATCGTCCCCTGCCCGAACCCGCCCTCACAGCCcgctcatcctcctcgtccgagtcggaaCAAAAACGCACCTCCGTTTCCAGCGTCTTCTCTGTCTACTCGCTGGCCTCGGCCCGCGGCGTcgttccctcctcctcctcctccacggcTCCCGCCACCCAATCCTCGGCCGCTTCCACCAACGGCTCCGACGCCGGCCCTTCGCGCTCCGTTTCCGCAATCATGTCGTCAGGAAAACCAGTCACCAATGCCTCCCAGCAGCCTGGCCCCGAGCTTTCcaacgtcaccgtcaccacctcctcctccaatgGTCAGCACGCCAACGCTGCCCCCGGCGCTCACCACCTGACGCCCCGCGATACCAATACCCACAGTCACCACGAGGTCATCAAGCGTCCCCCTCGTCCCGACAGGCCTCAGCCCACTCGCTCCCGCAGTCGTAACAAGCGCAGGCTCAGCGCCAGTACTGGCGCCAGCAGCCACAGTCCCAGCAGCGATCGAGGGCTCTTCCAAAAcaaggagaaagaagagggtcAGTTAAGAGATACAAGCGCGCCTCGACAACGTGTGCCGACAGGCTCTAATGCACCTGCAGTCAAGCCCGCGCCTTGGGGTGTGATTGGAGTGTGCGCTTTGGACATCAAGGCCCGCAGCAAGCCCAGCAGGAACATCTTGAACCGCCTCATAGCGAATCGCGAGTTCGATGTCGTTGTTTTTGGCGATAAGGTCATCCTGGACGAAG AGGTTGAAAATTGGCCTATGTG CGACTACCTCATCTCATTTTACTCGGATGGCTTTCCTTTGGACAAGGCCATTGCGTATGTCAAGGCTCGCAAACCTTTCTGTGTTAACGATGTGCCGATGCAAAAGATCCTCTGGGATCGTCGTCTCTGCTTGAACATCCTCGATCGCATTGGCGTCCCTACGCCGGGTCGAATCGAGGTCAACCGCGATGGCGGCCCCAAGATCCTAACCCCCGAGACAGCTAAGCACATCAAGGAAATCACGGGCATCACCATGGACCCCGAAGAGCTGGGGTACAACAGGCTACCCCGCAAGGTCGAGctgctggacgacggcgataTTCTTAGCGTTGACGGCACTTTACTCCGGAAGCCTTTCGTCGAGAAGCCCGTCAGCGGCGAGGACCACAACATCATAATTTATTTCCCCAAGTCTACCGGCGGTGGCGCCCGCAGGCTCTTTCGGAAGATTGGCAACAAGAGCTCGGAATACGACCCGGACCTCAACATTCCTCGCGCTATTCTGGAGCCCGAGAACAGCTACATCTACGAAAAGTTCATGCGCGTCGACAATgccgaggacgtcaaggCCTACACTGTCGGCCCCAACTACTGCCATGCCGAGACTCGCAAGTCGCCCGTTGTTGACGGTGTTGTCAGGCGTAACACGCATGGCAAGGAACTCCGTTACGTGACGGCCCTGGACtccgaggagaaggaaatCGCCAGCAAGATCTCGACCTCTTTCGGCCAGAGAGTCTGCGGATTCGACTTCTTGAGGGCCGGTGGCAAGAGTTATGTGATTGACGTCAACGGTTGGAGTTTCGTCAAGGACAATGACGATTACTATGACCATTGCGCCAACATTCTCAAGGAAGTCTTTGTCAAGGAGAGACTCCGAAGAGGCGGTGTCACCTCCCCCGCGCCGTCTCCGGCACCTTCAGACATGACGGACCCTCTGGCATCGCGGGGTAAGGAGCGGGAGTCGCAGCCAATCCCTGTGCCGCCGACCCAAAACAAGTCCTTGGGCAGCATGTCGGCCGTCTCCGAGAAGCTGCCTCAAGAGCCGAAGCCCGCGCCCACCAGTGTACCCACCCAAAAGTCAGAGAGCGCACTCACTTCGGCCGTCACCAGCTCTTGTACCAGTCCGACGCttccccctccgcctcctctgGTTGACCCTGCTGTAGCAAGTGTTCCCTCCACGACAGGATCAACCACGCCGTCCGCTGCGCCTTCTTTGAAAGGAGAAGCAACCGCCCCGCCGCCCGAAGAGActccgatgccgccgccgccgccgccgccgaagcacTCTTGGAAGCTCAAGGGCATCGTGTCTGTCATTCGTCACGCGGACCGTACGCCGAAGCAGAAGTACAAGTTCACCTTCCACACAGCACCTTTCATTGAACTTCTCAAAGGTCATCAGGAGGAGGTTCTACTGATCGGCGAGGCAGCTTTGGCCAGTGTGCTGCAGGCCGTTGATGTTGCCTTGAAGGCTGGCGTGGAAGACCGCACCAAGCTGAAGTCGCTTCGCAACGTCCTGGTTAAAAAGGGCGGATGGGCCGGCACCAAGGTGCAGATCAAGCCCATGTTtcggaagaagaagacagaaGACGTCGCCGTTACGTCGGGCGACGAGCTCTCGCAAGTCTTGAAAGAAGGCGTCGAGACGGATTTCGCCGAAAAATCCGAGGAGGGTGCCGTCAAGACGGAGAActcatcgccgtcgcggaTGCCGCCCAAGAGGCACGACTCTCTTTCGGGCGTTACCATGTCTCGCATCACGGCAGCGGAGGAAAGCCTGGTCCTAGACAAGCTCCAACTCATTGTCAAGTGGGGTGGCGAGCCCACTCACTCGGCGCGGTACCAAGCCcaggagctcggcgagaacATGAGAAACGACTTCATCCTGCTCAATCGCGATGTGCTCGACGAAGTTCACGTCTTCAGCAGTTCCGAACGTAGGGTTACCACCAGCGCACAGATATGGACGTCTGCTTTCCTGGACCGTAAGGACCTCCCCGAAGACTTTATCACGATCCGCAAGGATCTGCTCGACGATTCAAATGCCGCCAAAGATGAGATGGATAAGGTTAAGAAGAAGTTGAAGGGCCTGCTGCGTAAGGGCAACGAACGACCTCCCCAATTCGCTTGGCCCGAGAAGATGCCTGAGCCGTCAGAGGTCCAGACCCGCGTTGTTCAGTTAATGAACTTCCATCGCCGCGTCATGCACTACAACTACGCCAAGCTGCACaacggcagcgccgtcgcgTCGTTGAACAATGCCATTGCCAACCCCGGCACGGAAAAGCCTGCCGGCGGAGACggctcggcctcgacaagctccaCTTCATCCTCGCTATCTCAAGCAAACGCAGTGAGCAACATACAACCTAGATGGTGTTGTGGCGAAGATGCGGATCTCTTCCGGGAGCGCTGGGAGAAGCTCTTTGCGGAGTTCTGTGACGGAGAAAAGGTCGACCCTAGCAAGATCTCCGAGCTCTATGACACGATGAAGTTCGATGCCCTGCACAATCGGCAGTTCCTGGAATGGGTCTTTACAccgcccaaggccatgttgGAGGAAGAGTACGGCGTcagggagaaggagagcaaGGACGGCGGTaaggacggcggcaaggacggCAAAGCTGCCGAGAAGACCGCGGACGAAGGCAAACCCTCTCAAGACTCGCGCGAGGAGCGACGGGATGTTCCGGGGTCCGGCGATAAGGCAGAGAAGAGCGAAGCCAGCAAAAGCTCGACTTCCGTCCGGCGCATCTTCCGACGGCGGTCGTTCCTTAACGGTCTGCGACacgccgaggaagccccGCCGGAACAGTATTTCCACCTTTACAAGGGCAACACGcagaccaaggccaagactgACGCTCGGTTTGAGCCGCTGCGGGAACTTTATCAGCTCGCCAAGGTGCTCTTTGACTTTATCTGCCCGCAAGAGTATGGCATTTCTGATGGCGAGAAACTGGAGATTGGTCTCCTAacgtcgctgccgctgctcaaGGAGATTGTGCAGGATCTTGAAGAGATGCAGGCGTCGAACGATGCCAAATCCTTCTTCTACTTCACCAAGGAGTCCCACATCTACACCCTCCTCAACTGCATCTTCGAAGGCGGCATCGAGACAAAGATCAAGCGAAGCACCATTCCCGAGCTCGACTACCTGTCGCAAATCTGCTTCGAGCTGTATGAAtccgagaccaaggcccccGCCGACACGCCcgatggcggagaggagCAGACGTTTGCCTACAGCATCAGAATCACCATCAGTCCCGGTTGTCACGTCTTCGACCCTCTCGATGTTCAATTAGACAGCAAGCACTGCATCAGCTGCGCCCCACGACGCAGCCTGTCCCCTCATAGCGACTGGATGCAAGTGATCCGTACCTTGAGGGCCAAGTTTAACCA AGTCAAGCTTCCCAAGACATTTCTCGCCATCAACCTATCGGATCTCTTCTCAATCGAAGACAACGAAAGACGGGACAGTGACAGCGAAGGATTGGAGATGAAGTCGTTGCACCCCAAGCCAAAGACCACAGCGGGGCAGGCAGCCGTCCCACAGAAGGAGACTGAGGCCGAATCCGAGGAGTTTATCAAAGCCGGCCAAGCTCtcgcctcggcatcgtccgTTGTAATGGAACCCGAAGCCCCGTGA